The Deltaproteobacteria bacterium genome includes a window with the following:
- a CDS encoding pyridoxamine 5'-phosphate oxidase family protein, translating to MAKMSSVIKELIETNKLAFIATTDANGAPNVSPKSTFSIIDDETFMFAEIMSTRTRENLLKNPKIAIYFFDKEKNEGCQVKGTAEMLSSGELFDEMNEALSYFSRKANYVVKVTVEDLFPWPPKTIAGSYQEMAGGGNK from the coding sequence ATGGCCAAAATGTCGTCGGTAATAAAGGAGCTCATTGAAACAAACAAGCTGGCTTTTATCGCTACAACGGATGCAAACGGGGCTCCGAATGTGTCTCCCAAAAGCACCTTCAGCATCATTGATGACGAAACGTTCATGTTCGCGGAAATCATGTCCACCCGGACCCGCGAGAATCTTTTGAAAAATCCCAAAATTGCCATTTATTTTTTTGATAAGGAAAAGAATGAGGGCTGCCAGGTAAAGGGAACGGCCGAAATGCTGAGTTCCGGTGAACTCTTTGACGAAATGAATGAAGCCCTGAGTTACTTCAGCCGTAAGGCGAATTATGTTGTGAAGGTGACGGTGGAGGATCTCTTCCCCTGGCCTCCGAAGACGATTGCCGGCAGCTATCAGGAAATGGCGGGCGGCGGAAACAAATAA
- a CDS encoding MoaD/ThiS family protein yields the protein MKVTVGAILGVRRLLGWSNVEMVLPEGATVGDWLKEIKVPDVGTAFDLFIMENGTINPKYMIMLNKFRIGEEMMDRAVNEGDRLVLMDWLHVPGWIR from the coding sequence ATGAAGGTAACTGTTGGGGCGATACTCGGTGTACGTAGGTTGCTGGGCTGGAGCAATGTGGAGATGGTGCTCCCGGAAGGTGCGACGGTGGGTGACTGGTTAAAGGAAATCAAGGTCCCGGACGTGGGGACGGCCTTCGATCTGTTTATTATGGAGAATGGTACAATCAATCCTAAATACATGATTATGCTGAATAAATTCAGAATAGGCGAGGAAATGATGGACAGGGCCGTCAATGAAGGCGACCGTCTTGTCTTGATGGACTGGCTGCACGTTCCGGGCTGGATTCGCTGA